The sequence TCAAGACTGcaaaaatgtaataattatataatgttGTACTTTAAATGTGTAAGAAAATTAGTTTGACTAACAGATAGACTACATGGCTCCAAACTGCGTTGAATTCTTCCTCAAAACTTACAAAGAAGATTCATGTCTTGGACTCAAAGAAGTCATACTTTGAGAAACATGCTTAATcataagcacaaaattgattgaataagataaaaaaataatgtaatctattTCTATTGTACAAGGCAAAAGAAAGCTGTGCACCAATACCctcaaattataataacaaaatagcTAATGAAAAGTTACACGGCTACATGAAAATCTCAGAGACTCACTGGATCACTTCACCCAATAGATTTTTGCATGTATCCTcaaaaacaacaagaacaatCAAATGGACATAATGGGGTACTTCCAGCATCAGCCTTATTGATACCCAACTCCTCTTCTGTGTAAACAGTAAACccatcatttgttttttttctagGCCGGGAAGGTGGCTCAGTGAACTCGCTATCATTAGAACctttatccttcttctttttcttagtCTTCTTAGAATTTCCAGTTGCTTCTTCATTAGGGTTTTCAGTCCTTTCAGATTCCgatttcttcctcttctttcctGCAAAGATTTTATCAATCTCACTAGCAGCTTTTTTCTGCACCAAAGAgggtttttcttcttccacagcattattattttcttgcatTTGCTTAGCCTTTTTGGAAGAACTCTTTTCTGTCACCAGAGAGGGGTCTTCTTCTTCCACAGCATTATTATTTTCTCGCATTTGCTTAGCCTTTTTAGAAGAACTCTTTTTTGGCATCATAACAAACCAAAGCTGCAGACCtagattattaatttatttttttaaatactgcAATTATAACAAAAGGAAGTCAATATTTGCACGGCTTAGTTtctgaaaataatataaaaagtgaGAGTTAGAGACAAACGCAAATCTTTTTTAACATTTGATGAGTCATCAGATTAGGACCTaataaaacaagaagaaaacTTAGGTACACTTCTTTAGATGTTTTACCTTAAATTTTCCTATTAAACTGAACCATATGACTCATTGGCCAATGCAGTTCCTTGTGTATAGTTAAAGCTTCCAAGATCACATAGTTGgggttcaaaaataaaatagttagaTACCacatagttgaatttaattgggatATCTAAGGTTCCATACCTAAGGAACTGTAACTAAATTTTACCTATAAAACAAACCAACAATACCACAGACACAACAAATTCCAGAACCATTTTCACTCAAATTGTGATTAGTGCAAGTGTGCAACATCACTTTCACAGCGGACCACCACTTTTATTGTACGCCAATCAAAACTAGCTACCTTAACcgttgtaaaatttgttgtgtatcTAGACTTGTTGAAAACCATCCAGCCCTTCTGCCCTACTAAGCTTGGTGCAATGAATTGGCCCAATTGACTTGAAAGCCATTCATTGATTTCTGGAAACTAAACTAACtttaaactcaaaaattttgttCCACATTCTATtccccaatttttttgttagttcAGTGAGATTATAACTCAAAGTCTGTACTTTAAACAACCAATCCCCAGCGTGTGTCTACACAGagcaatcaaaaaaaaaaaaaaagataagtttTTTAAcaaccaaacaagaaaaaaacattaaaaaaactgattttGAGGTTTAGATTGAGGCCaacaatgaaaaacaacaaatcgatttacaaaaaaaaaaaaaaaaaaaaagattttgattgCAAGAATTGTAATAACAACAGAGGATTAGTAAAAAGCTAACCTTTTTCGATTTCGAAGAAGCTGGGAGAGAAGCAAAGAAGTGGCTCCTTGTAAACTATAAACCCTAGCTTTCATGTTTACAGAGGCGAAGGTGAATACTGAATATTGTTGTTGTAGAAGAGTGGGGTTTATTATGGTGTGGACAAGCTCATGTGAGTACCTTTCAgatttatgacttttttttaatcactagCCGCTGATTACTTGGTTAAAGGGGGCCTATTCAATTTTAGCTtgatatacaaattttttttttcttttttcaaaaagtaaagACACGGATATCtctttttaatagttttatgttattttattttttgtcatgaaaaaaatacaccattaattattttttattgagcacaaaaattaaacactaTTGTATGTGtcaatgtgtgtgtgttttttttctgcatattttttatgtgtctCGAACTATGATCATAGGATACTTATTaacaaaattctttaaattaatttcaagtttttgggaaaaaaaaattactttgctTCTTTAAACTTGAGTTGGTTCTATTTTAGtcttaaaaattctttttaaatcctcaaaaaatttaaagtgaACTAATTTTGTTCATTCGTTGCTGTTACAATTTTTGCTTATGTGGCTAATGGAGCATATATGTTGAgggtattatat is a genomic window of Quercus lobata isolate SW786 chromosome 2, ValleyOak3.0 Primary Assembly, whole genome shotgun sequence containing:
- the LOC115977788 gene encoding uncharacterized protein C6G9.01c-like; protein product: MMPKKSSSKKAKQMRENNNAVEEEDPSLVTEKSSSKKAKQMQENNNAVEEEKPSLVQKKAASEIDKIFAGKKRKKSESERTENPNEEATGNSKKTKKKKKDKGSNDSEFTEPPSRPRKKTNDGFTVYTEEELGINKADAGSTPLCPFDCSCCF